One region of Cheilinus undulatus linkage group 4, ASM1832078v1, whole genome shotgun sequence genomic DNA includes:
- the sp2 gene encoding transcription factor Sp2 isoform X1, with translation MSEQQDSMATTVAVSPSEYLQPSTAATQDTQPSPLALLAATCSKIGPPAAQAPVAPPPPQPQPRRLLPIKPAPIAPAPPKNLGFLSAKGNVIQLAAAGLGSPASASPIVLTIQQSPARTNTAAPANIQYQMVPQIQGAQTIQVMPQGGQIQLIPGTNQAIITTPMTVPAPAAATAPVTPQKTVAIKPSPKPRKLNNSTANVVQLPSGLTLPLNVATGEVGGAQIITETAAAPPTPGKGRRGRKKKVVLAAQPPPTPPSQAASPPPEQMETIVIEAGDNIIQAGNNLLIVQSPGQPAVVQQVQLVQPKQESQVVQIPQQALKVVQAASATLPQVPQRQSAPQSLQVTPTDPSPTQFIFKTASGEWQSVQLQDSGSTATTPTTPVTPTTTAISPPAGTKRTLAGGRKERTLAKIAPAGGMISLNASPLSTAAQAVQTISINGVQVQGVPVTITNAGGQQHLTVQTMQGGGLQLATTQGQQAIQVDQTLTLELPSQPGEKKRRMACTCPNCKDADKRPGEVGKRKHICHVPGCEKTFRKTSLLRAHVRLHTGERPFVCNWVFCGKRFTRSDELQRHARTHTGDKRFECSQCQKRFMRSDHLTKHYKTHINTKNL, from the exons aaCAACAGGACAGTATGGCCACCACTGTTGCTGTCAGTCCCAGTGAGTACCTCCAGCCCTCCACCGCCGCCACACAA GACACCCAGCCCTCTCCTCTGGCCCTCCTGGCTGCCACTTGTAGTAAAATCGGCCCTCCTGCTGCTCAGGCTCCTGTCGCTCCTCCTCCACCGCAGCCGCAGCCTCGCAGGCTCCTCCCCATAAAGCCAGCTCCAATCGCCCCTGCTCCACCCAAAAACCTGggcttcctgtcagctaagggCAATGTGATCCAGCTCGCCGCCGCCGGCCTGGGGTCCCCGGCGTCCGCCAGCCCCATCGTGCTCACCATCCAGCAGAGCCCGGCTCGCACCAACACCGCTGCTCCCGCCAACATCCAGTACCAGATGGTGCCTCAGATCCAGGGTGCTCAGACCATCCAGGTGATGCCCCAGGGAGGACAGATCCAGCTCATACCAGGCACTAACCAGGCCATCATAACGACCCCCATGACTGTACCCGCCCCGGCCGCCGCCACCGCTCCGGTCACCCCGCAGAAGACTGTAGCCATCAAGCCCTCGCCAAAGCCACGCAAGCTGAACAACTCTACAGCCAACGTGGTGCAGCTGCCAAGCGGGCTCACGCTGCCTCTCAATGTGGCGACGGGTGAAGTGGGGGGAGCTCAAATCATCACAGAGACAGCTGCAGCTCCGCCCACTCCAGGAAAAGGGAGGCgagggaggaagaagaaggTGGTCCTGGCCGCTCAGCCTCCTCCGACCCCTCCCTCACAGGCAGCCTCACCTCCACCTGAGCAGATGGAGACGATCGTCATAGAAGCCGGAGACAACATCATTCAG GCAGGAAACAACCTCCTGATTGTGCAGAGTCCCGGACAGCCAGCAGTGGTGCAGCAGGTCCAGCTGGTCCAGCCCAAACAGGAGTCCCAGGTGGTTCAGATCCCCCAGCAGGCTTTGAAAGTGGTGCAGGCCGCCTCCGCCACGTTGCCGCAGGTCCCACAGAGACAGTCTGCCCCACAGAGCCTTCAGGTCACTCCGACAGATCCGTCACCGACGCAG TTCATCTTTAAAACGGCGTCTGGTGAGTGGCAGTCTGTCCAGCTCCAGGACTCTGGTTCCACAGCAACAACACCCACCACCCCAGTCACACCCACCACCACCGCCATCTCTCCCCCCGCTGGTACCAAGAGGACGCTGGCCGGAGGACGAAAGGAGCGGACTCTGGCTAAAATCGCTCCGGCAGGGGGGATGATATCGCTGAATGCTTCTCCACTCTCCACAGCGGCTCAGGCGGTTCAGACGATCAGCATCAACGGGGTCCAAGTGCAGGGGGTTCCTGTGACCATCACAAACGCTGGGG GCCAGCAGCATCTCACCGTGCAGACGATGCAGGGTGGAGGACTTCAGCTAGCAACAACACAGGGCCAGCAGGCCATCCAGGTAGACCAGACCCTGACTCTGGAGCTGCCCAGCCAGCCTGGAGAGAAGAAACGACGCATGGCCTGCACATGTCCCAACTGTAAAGACGCAGACAAAAG GCCAGGAGAGGTCGGGAAGAGGAAGCACATCTGCCACGTACCCGGCTGTGAGAAAACGTTCAGGAAAACGTCACTGCTCAGAGCTCACGTCCGACTGCACACCGGCGAAAGACCCTTCGTCTGCAACTGGGTTTTCTGCGGGAAACGTTTCACACGCAGTGACGAGCTGCAGCGGCACGCCAGGACGCACACAG
- the sp2 gene encoding transcription factor Sp2 isoform X2 translates to MATTVAVSPSEYLQPSTAATQDTQPSPLALLAATCSKIGPPAAQAPVAPPPPQPQPRRLLPIKPAPIAPAPPKNLGFLSAKGNVIQLAAAGLGSPASASPIVLTIQQSPARTNTAAPANIQYQMVPQIQGAQTIQVMPQGGQIQLIPGTNQAIITTPMTVPAPAAATAPVTPQKTVAIKPSPKPRKLNNSTANVVQLPSGLTLPLNVATGEVGGAQIITETAAAPPTPGKGRRGRKKKVVLAAQPPPTPPSQAASPPPEQMETIVIEAGDNIIQAGNNLLIVQSPGQPAVVQQVQLVQPKQESQVVQIPQQALKVVQAASATLPQVPQRQSAPQSLQVTPTDPSPTQFIFKTASGEWQSVQLQDSGSTATTPTTPVTPTTTAISPPAGTKRTLAGGRKERTLAKIAPAGGMISLNASPLSTAAQAVQTISINGVQVQGVPVTITNAGGQQHLTVQTMQGGGLQLATTQGQQAIQVDQTLTLELPSQPGEKKRRMACTCPNCKDADKRPGEVGKRKHICHVPGCEKTFRKTSLLRAHVRLHTGERPFVCNWVFCGKRFTRSDELQRHARTHTGDKRFECSQCQKRFMRSDHLTKHYKTHINTKNL, encoded by the exons ATGGCCACCACTGTTGCTGTCAGTCCCAGTGAGTACCTCCAGCCCTCCACCGCCGCCACACAA GACACCCAGCCCTCTCCTCTGGCCCTCCTGGCTGCCACTTGTAGTAAAATCGGCCCTCCTGCTGCTCAGGCTCCTGTCGCTCCTCCTCCACCGCAGCCGCAGCCTCGCAGGCTCCTCCCCATAAAGCCAGCTCCAATCGCCCCTGCTCCACCCAAAAACCTGggcttcctgtcagctaagggCAATGTGATCCAGCTCGCCGCCGCCGGCCTGGGGTCCCCGGCGTCCGCCAGCCCCATCGTGCTCACCATCCAGCAGAGCCCGGCTCGCACCAACACCGCTGCTCCCGCCAACATCCAGTACCAGATGGTGCCTCAGATCCAGGGTGCTCAGACCATCCAGGTGATGCCCCAGGGAGGACAGATCCAGCTCATACCAGGCACTAACCAGGCCATCATAACGACCCCCATGACTGTACCCGCCCCGGCCGCCGCCACCGCTCCGGTCACCCCGCAGAAGACTGTAGCCATCAAGCCCTCGCCAAAGCCACGCAAGCTGAACAACTCTACAGCCAACGTGGTGCAGCTGCCAAGCGGGCTCACGCTGCCTCTCAATGTGGCGACGGGTGAAGTGGGGGGAGCTCAAATCATCACAGAGACAGCTGCAGCTCCGCCCACTCCAGGAAAAGGGAGGCgagggaggaagaagaaggTGGTCCTGGCCGCTCAGCCTCCTCCGACCCCTCCCTCACAGGCAGCCTCACCTCCACCTGAGCAGATGGAGACGATCGTCATAGAAGCCGGAGACAACATCATTCAG GCAGGAAACAACCTCCTGATTGTGCAGAGTCCCGGACAGCCAGCAGTGGTGCAGCAGGTCCAGCTGGTCCAGCCCAAACAGGAGTCCCAGGTGGTTCAGATCCCCCAGCAGGCTTTGAAAGTGGTGCAGGCCGCCTCCGCCACGTTGCCGCAGGTCCCACAGAGACAGTCTGCCCCACAGAGCCTTCAGGTCACTCCGACAGATCCGTCACCGACGCAG TTCATCTTTAAAACGGCGTCTGGTGAGTGGCAGTCTGTCCAGCTCCAGGACTCTGGTTCCACAGCAACAACACCCACCACCCCAGTCACACCCACCACCACCGCCATCTCTCCCCCCGCTGGTACCAAGAGGACGCTGGCCGGAGGACGAAAGGAGCGGACTCTGGCTAAAATCGCTCCGGCAGGGGGGATGATATCGCTGAATGCTTCTCCACTCTCCACAGCGGCTCAGGCGGTTCAGACGATCAGCATCAACGGGGTCCAAGTGCAGGGGGTTCCTGTGACCATCACAAACGCTGGGG GCCAGCAGCATCTCACCGTGCAGACGATGCAGGGTGGAGGACTTCAGCTAGCAACAACACAGGGCCAGCAGGCCATCCAGGTAGACCAGACCCTGACTCTGGAGCTGCCCAGCCAGCCTGGAGAGAAGAAACGACGCATGGCCTGCACATGTCCCAACTGTAAAGACGCAGACAAAAG GCCAGGAGAGGTCGGGAAGAGGAAGCACATCTGCCACGTACCCGGCTGTGAGAAAACGTTCAGGAAAACGTCACTGCTCAGAGCTCACGTCCGACTGCACACCGGCGAAAGACCCTTCGTCTGCAACTGGGTTTTCTGCGGGAAACGTTTCACACGCAGTGACGAGCTGCAGCGGCACGCCAGGACGCACACAG